A region from the Fibrobacter sp. genome encodes:
- a CDS encoding type II toxin-antitoxin system RelB/DinJ family antitoxin, translating into MANLTISLDDEDKKSITKFCDRIGITVSGLYNVFTKQVLREGRIPFEIGVEVHNHIAVNELNERP; encoded by the coding sequence ATGGCCAATTTAACGATTTCTTTAGACGACGAAGACAAAAAAAGCATCACAAAATTCTGCGATAGAATCGGGATTACAGTATCAGGTCTTTACAACGTTTTTACCAAGCAAGTACTTCGCGAAGGGCGCATTCCATTCGAAATTGGAGTAGAAGTTCACAACCATATTGCCGTAAACGAGCTAAACGAAAGACCATAA
- a CDS encoding M23 family metallopeptidase: MSLLRTKIRGTFIVTLVLAMACLYSNADAAKAKKKSKPKASKPKPALADTNKVIIEANDPKAFTKAILLDKKGVDFKVVGEQKNSSPKLVVKDNKNKDYLDFSQMLIPITHKAPLGSRYGVRDHRLHRGVDVSVIKDEPVVAAFPGTVTISKYNEGGYGHYVLVEHANGLSTLYGHLSERLVKVGEKVLPGDIVGLAGNTGRSSGAHLHFEIRYGDINIDPETIVDFPNWELKPGVNRVSKKKITSAHNNMQRKLNKENRYTVKKGDTQWKVAKWFNISVEALCRLNNLKPGAPLKVGQKLVGSK; this comes from the coding sequence ATGAGTCTTTTGCGCACAAAAATCCGCGGCACATTCATTGTCACGCTAGTCCTCGCGATGGCGTGTCTCTACTCGAACGCGGATGCGGCAAAGGCAAAGAAGAAGAGCAAGCCCAAGGCGAGCAAACCGAAGCCCGCCCTGGCAGACACAAACAAAGTAATCATCGAAGCGAACGACCCCAAGGCATTTACCAAGGCCATACTTCTCGACAAGAAGGGGGTTGATTTCAAGGTCGTCGGTGAGCAGAAGAACAGTTCCCCGAAGCTCGTCGTCAAGGACAACAAGAACAAAGACTACCTCGACTTTTCGCAGATGCTCATCCCGATTACGCACAAGGCGCCTCTCGGCTCCAGGTACGGCGTCCGCGACCACAGGCTACACCGCGGTGTCGATGTCAGCGTCATCAAGGACGAGCCCGTAGTGGCGGCATTTCCGGGAACGGTCACCATATCGAAATACAACGAAGGCGGTTACGGGCATTACGTGCTTGTCGAACACGCAAACGGATTGTCAACGCTATACGGCCACCTTTCGGAACGGCTCGTGAAGGTCGGCGAAAAAGTTTTACCGGGCGATATCGTCGGGCTGGCCGGCAATACGGGAAGGTCTTCCGGAGCGCACCTGCATTTCGAAATCCGCTATGGCGATATCAATATCGATCCCGAAACAATCGTAGACTTCCCGAATTGGGAGCTCAAGCCCGGCGTCAATCGGGTTTCGAAAAAGAAAATCACGAGCGCGCACAACAACATGCAGCGCAAGCTCAACAAAGAGAACCGCTACACCGTCAAGAAGGGCGACACGCAGTGGAAAGTCGCCAAATGGTTCAACATCTCGGTCGAGGCGCTGTGCCGCCTCAACAACCTGAAGCCGGGAGCCCCGCTAAAAGTCGGTCAAAAACTGGTCGGAAGCAAGTGA
- the metG gene encoding methionine--tRNA ligase → MKNFYVTTPIYYVNDAPHIGHSYTTVLADILTRFHKILGYQTFFLTGTDEHGQKVQRAAAKRGVDPQEHVDEYYHRFEDLWKKMGICNDFFIRTTMPEHKAFVQECLQKLWDKGEIYSKEYEGWYSVGEERFFGEDELDENKCDPISHRPVEWLKEKNYFFKMGSYQQKLIDFLESHKDWIVPDYRWNEIRGFLRQPLNDLCISRPKIRLSWGIPLPFDQDYVTYVWFDALLNYVSASTAFHKTYADGTPIWPATYHLIGKDILTTHSVYWPTMLMALDIPLPQHILAHGWWLVNGGEKMSKSAGNVVNPMDYMEKYGIDAFRYFLAREMVVGQDANFTHDGFVRRINSDLANDLGNVLNRVHRLVLNNFEGKLPAPTAIGDAEKEVIDLANKVIEEIKEGLPQARLSQSIETIMQLVRSINRYLEVKAPWKLAKDPALKDELATVLYVSAEAVRLSLSLLWPVIPGKAEEGLAMIGCKFQSADDLAWGILKGGEAFGEGKPLFPRIEEEVKKQEAQPKPKQNKPLMAADVPAAMDMRVAQIKEVADHPDATSLYVLKVDAGEGELRTICSGLKNSYKAEELQNRKILLFANLKPSALRGIMSQGMLFAGDLDNEAHTCRLVSVPEDAKPGDRALFKGVAPSEPRELKVKDFEKIALSVKGGAVFCDALALEVNGKAVTCDVQDGNGVH, encoded by the coding sequence ATGAAGAATTTTTACGTTACAACCCCTATTTACTACGTTAACGACGCCCCGCATATCGGGCACTCCTACACGACAGTCCTCGCGGACATCCTCACCCGCTTCCACAAAATTCTCGGTTACCAGACGTTCTTCTTGACCGGTACCGACGAACATGGCCAGAAGGTGCAGCGTGCCGCCGCCAAGCGCGGTGTCGACCCGCAGGAACACGTGGACGAGTACTACCACCGCTTCGAAGACCTGTGGAAGAAGATGGGCATTTGCAATGACTTCTTTATCCGCACCACGATGCCGGAACACAAGGCCTTTGTGCAGGAATGCCTCCAGAAACTCTGGGACAAGGGCGAAATCTACTCGAAGGAATACGAGGGCTGGTACTCCGTCGGCGAAGAACGCTTCTTCGGCGAAGACGAACTCGACGAGAACAAGTGCGACCCCATCAGCCACCGCCCGGTGGAATGGCTCAAGGAAAAGAACTACTTCTTCAAGATGGGTTCTTACCAGCAGAAGCTGATTGACTTCCTCGAAAGCCACAAGGACTGGATTGTTCCGGACTACCGCTGGAACGAAATCCGCGGGTTCCTCCGCCAGCCGCTGAACGACCTTTGCATCAGCCGCCCGAAGATCCGCCTCAGCTGGGGCATTCCGCTCCCGTTCGACCAGGATTACGTGACTTACGTGTGGTTCGACGCGCTGCTCAACTACGTGAGCGCTTCCACCGCCTTCCACAAAACTTATGCCGACGGCACGCCGATCTGGCCCGCCACCTACCACCTCATCGGTAAGGACATCCTCACCACGCACAGCGTGTACTGGCCGACCATGCTCATGGCGCTCGACATTCCGCTCCCGCAGCACATCCTCGCCCACGGCTGGTGGCTCGTGAACGGCGGCGAAAAGATGAGCAAGTCCGCAGGCAACGTCGTGAACCCGATGGACTACATGGAAAAGTACGGCATCGACGCGTTCCGTTACTTCCTCGCCCGCGAAATGGTCGTCGGTCAGGACGCGAACTTCACGCACGACGGCTTTGTCCGCCGCATCAACAGCGACCTCGCGAACGACCTCGGCAACGTGCTGAACCGCGTGCACCGCCTGGTGCTCAACAACTTTGAAGGCAAGCTTCCCGCCCCCACCGCCATCGGTGACGCCGAGAAGGAAGTCATCGACCTCGCGAACAAGGTCATCGAAGAAATCAAGGAAGGCCTGCCGCAGGCCCGCCTCTCCCAGTCTATCGAGACCATCATGCAATTGGTGCGTAGCATCAACCGCTACCTCGAAGTCAAGGCCCCGTGGAAGCTTGCGAAGGACCCCGCCCTCAAGGACGAACTCGCAACCGTGCTCTACGTTTCTGCCGAAGCCGTGCGCCTCTCGCTCTCCCTGCTGTGGCCGGTAATTCCGGGCAAGGCCGAAGAAGGCCTCGCCATGATCGGTTGCAAGTTCCAGAGTGCCGACGACCTCGCCTGGGGTATCCTCAAGGGTGGTGAAGCATTCGGCGAAGGCAAGCCGCTCTTCCCGCGCATTGAAGAAGAAGTCAAGAAGCAGGAAGCCCAGCCGAAGCCCAAGCAGAACAAGCCGCTGATGGCTGCCGACGTGCCCGCCGCCATGGACATGCGCGTGGCCCAGATCAAGGAAGTAGCCGACCATCCGGATGCCACGAGCCTCTACGTGCTCAAGGTGGACGCCGGCGAAGGCGAACTCCGCACCATCTGCAGCGGCCTCAAGAACAGCTACAAGGCCGAAGAACTCCAGAACCGCAAGATTTTGCTGTTCGCAAACCTCAAGCCGAGCGCTCTCCGCGGCATCATGAGCCAGGGCATGCTCTTTGCCGGCGACCTCGACAACGAAGCGCACACCTGCAGGCTCGTCTCCGTGCCCGAAGACGCCAAGCCGGGTGACCGCGCCCTGTTCAAGGGAGTCGCCCCGAGCGAACCGCGTGAACTCAAGGTGAAGGACTTCGAGAAGATTGCGCTTTCCGTGAAGGGCGGCGCGGTGTTCTGCGATGCGCTTGCGCTCGAAGTGAACGGCAAGGCCGTGACCTGCGACGTGCAGGATGGTAATGGGGTCCACTAG
- a CDS encoding glutaminyl-peptide cyclotransferase, producing the protein MRSYLLALIVLASMAYAGAPRVVPEILDSIPHEISHFTQGLFFDGKDLIETTGQYGESGLYRRTPEGKILDSARLAERYFGEGSIAVGDDIFYLTWKSRKAFIYNRKPFRAKGEFRIPTEGWGLTYWKSALLMSNGSDELLQIALGAFNVVGSIRVTDDGKPVTNLNELEIVGNTLYANIWQSSLIAVIDLPSGKVVKYLDFSSKGREIYKNFRNIDVLNGIAYDGKYLWVTGKFWPQIYKIAVP; encoded by the coding sequence ATGCGTTCTTATCTGCTTGCCCTCATTGTTCTCGCGTCTATGGCCTATGCCGGTGCTCCGCGCGTCGTTCCTGAAATTCTTGATTCTATTCCGCACGAAATTTCCCATTTTACGCAGGGACTTTTCTTTGACGGCAAGGACTTGATTGAAACTACAGGGCAGTATGGTGAATCCGGCCTGTACCGCCGTACTCCCGAGGGCAAGATTCTCGATTCCGCACGACTTGCGGAACGCTATTTCGGGGAAGGTTCCATCGCTGTGGGCGACGACATCTTCTACCTCACCTGGAAATCCAGAAAGGCCTTTATCTACAACCGCAAACCTTTCCGTGCGAAGGGCGAGTTCCGCATTCCGACCGAGGGGTGGGGGCTTACTTACTGGAAAAGCGCTCTCTTGATGAGCAACGGCAGCGATGAACTTCTGCAGATTGCGCTCGGGGCCTTCAACGTGGTGGGCTCAATCCGTGTGACCGACGACGGCAAGCCGGTGACGAACCTGAACGAACTTGAAATTGTCGGGAATACTTTGTATGCAAATATATGGCAGTCTTCGCTTATTGCGGTAATAGATCTTCCGAGCGGGAAGGTCGTGAAATATCTGGATTTTTCTTCGAAGGGGCGAGAAATCTACAAGAACTTCCGCAATATTGATGTTCTGAACGGGATTGCCTACGATGGCAAGTACCTGTGGGTTACGGGCAAGTTCTGGCCGCAGATTTACAAGATTGCCGTGCCGTGA
- a CDS encoding type II secretion system protein produces MRTKLMQKQKMSKRGFTLIEVMVVTIVMGILAGVAVPSIFGLVEKSREKVDLTKLFYLRDALNRALLESEDILYNNASVADATLEKALKSETGVDLFILEMRPDLPGNVQNRHSNINPGSEMSKLVGSSGVWYNALKEAGFTGVADILIARESGNAWKKDGETFYSQPYTDSRGKTDYRTYPKEQLFISRLLNRGKEAGPKQGQTNYRVRVSFQWSRMDEHSRSIEVALLPAGKKMWQKSGRGSALVSDHGVCFSTYGPAGCADYKY; encoded by the coding sequence ATGCGAACAAAGCTTATGCAAAAGCAAAAAATGAGTAAAAGAGGCTTCACGCTAATTGAAGTCATGGTTGTTACTATCGTCATGGGTATTCTTGCCGGCGTGGCCGTACCCAGTATTTTCGGATTAGTCGAAAAATCCCGAGAAAAAGTCGACTTGACGAAGTTGTTCTACCTGCGCGACGCACTGAACAGGGCTTTGCTCGAAAGTGAGGACATCTTGTACAACAATGCTTCTGTAGCTGACGCAACTCTAGAGAAAGCACTAAAGAGTGAAACAGGCGTTGACTTGTTCATTCTAGAAATGCGTCCGGATCTTCCTGGCAATGTACAAAATAGGCACAGCAATATCAACCCTGGCTCCGAGATGAGCAAATTGGTCGGGAGCAGCGGAGTTTGGTATAACGCATTGAAAGAAGCCGGATTTACTGGGGTCGCAGACATCCTTATCGCAAGAGAGAGTGGAAATGCCTGGAAAAAAGACGGCGAGACATTTTATTCTCAGCCGTATACAGACTCTCGAGGAAAAACAGATTATCGAACCTATCCTAAAGAACAGTTGTTCATCAGCAGACTGTTAAACCGCGGAAAAGAAGCAGGCCCGAAACAAGGACAAACAAACTACCGAGTAAGGGTTAGTTTCCAGTGGAGCAGAATGGACGAGCATAGCCGATCCATAGAGGTGGCTTTGCTCCCTGCTGGGAAAAAAATGTGGCAAAAGAGTGGAAGAGGCAGTGCACTCGTCTCGGACCACGGTGTCTGCTTTTCGACCTATGGCCCGGCCGGTTGCGCCGATTACAAGTACTAA
- a CDS encoding S8 family serine peptidase — protein sequence MKKKYSTLLLCAAFAVGAQAAEETAKADVLGRHISSVRNTPKAYVKDVKKQVSQKADLKSEKSYGPNALMRQADGNPATVTPHTGSFEYWGYANSNGGVTMQKKYTYDGAVVNTESQYIALANAAENEDFWYGPRGAYINAHNVAYNNTVNENLYNVANASNACSGQETCQVNDVVDANYRNSHGYLDPKYEMINYWKYTNVAINSNLYNYFIRPGNPGKDIGIAVTENGVGLNTKVNVVPAAQYVIKASCHAPTAAQVVNTSKTIRTINALASKSKIYVYDRWCDNTSNVNLALPVSGYTENPQIYVGTVSFAVGDDYKTTYNQTSAYIDDFVYDTRTVEIASAGDLNYRTGSSINYAGMAANVITVGAVHNNLTYHYSSSVTNPKLPVTSFKMIKPEIANYSDLLFPNAAVKSIQKDNRTEVLKPYAMQTASAAAYTAGSVALLMKTFPFYKWHPEVVKALLLTSSITPITDAATHDPDNKVDAVDHVGAAVANAVPDARAMHNYNRSRYWAGNNGDFFNSNKIEFYEEGVKPNQRYRSAISWLVSGSFVLANGRLPFDLDLIVYEAPAGSNSWTQVASSMSTPNAFELVDFTTKSNTGRLKIEIRRYNNNGGRVHLGYNLSEVH from the coding sequence ATGAAAAAGAAATATTCCACCTTACTCCTTTGCGCTGCATTTGCTGTTGGCGCCCAGGCTGCTGAAGAAACTGCAAAAGCAGACGTTCTCGGCCGTCATATTTCCTCCGTGCGCAATACGCCGAAGGCTTATGTGAAGGACGTTAAGAAGCAGGTTAGCCAGAAGGCTGATCTGAAGAGTGAAAAGAGCTATGGGCCTAATGCTTTGATGAGACAAGCAGACGGAAATCCGGCAACAGTTACTCCTCATACCGGTTCTTTTGAATATTGGGGCTACGCCAATAGCAACGGCGGCGTCACGATGCAGAAAAAGTATACTTATGATGGTGCAGTTGTAAATACAGAAAGCCAGTATATTGCTTTAGCAAATGCTGCTGAAAATGAAGATTTCTGGTATGGCCCTAGAGGAGCGTACATAAATGCACACAATGTGGCGTATAACAATACCGTGAACGAAAACCTATATAATGTGGCTAATGCTTCTAATGCATGCTCTGGGCAGGAAACCTGCCAAGTGAACGATGTTGTTGATGCGAATTATCGTAATTCACATGGTTATCTTGATCCTAAGTATGAGATGATTAATTACTGGAAATATACGAATGTCGCCATCAATTCGAACCTGTATAATTACTTTATCAGGCCGGGTAACCCGGGCAAGGATATTGGTATTGCCGTTACGGAAAATGGCGTTGGTCTTAACACGAAGGTGAATGTCGTTCCTGCGGCTCAGTATGTGATTAAGGCTAGCTGTCATGCTCCGACAGCGGCACAGGTTGTTAATACTTCGAAGACGATTCGGACTATTAATGCGCTGGCCTCGAAGTCGAAAATCTATGTCTATGATAGATGGTGCGATAATACGTCTAACGTGAATTTGGCTCTCCCAGTCAGTGGATATACTGAGAATCCTCAAATCTATGTTGGTACGGTGAGTTTCGCTGTGGGTGATGACTACAAGACCACTTACAACCAAACTAGTGCGTATATTGATGATTTCGTCTATGATACAAGAACTGTCGAAATTGCTTCCGCAGGTGATCTTAATTATCGTACGGGATCTTCGATTAATTATGCTGGCATGGCGGCAAACGTAATTACTGTTGGTGCTGTGCATAACAACTTGACGTATCATTATTCGTCTAGTGTAACGAATCCCAAGCTGCCTGTTACATCCTTCAAAATGATAAAGCCGGAAATCGCGAATTACTCTGATTTGCTTTTCCCGAATGCGGCTGTCAAATCAATACAAAAGGATAACCGAACAGAAGTTCTTAAGCCATATGCTATGCAAACGGCTTCTGCTGCGGCGTACACTGCTGGTTCTGTAGCATTGCTTATGAAAACATTCCCGTTCTACAAGTGGCATCCGGAAGTTGTCAAGGCGTTGTTGCTGACCTCTAGTATTACTCCGATTACCGATGCTGCAACGCATGATCCAGATAATAAGGTTGATGCTGTAGACCATGTTGGGGCTGCTGTTGCTAATGCTGTTCCTGATGCAAGAGCAATGCATAACTACAACCGTTCTCGTTACTGGGCCGGCAATAACGGAGACTTCTTCAATTCTAATAAGATTGAATTCTATGAAGAAGGCGTCAAGCCGAATCAGAGGTATCGTTCTGCCATTTCTTGGCTGGTTAGTGGTTCCTTTGTTCTTGCAAACGGTAGGCTTCCGTTTGATCTTGACTTGATTGTCTATGAAGCTCCTGCTGGCAGCAATTCCTGGACTCAGGTGGCTTCGTCCATGTCGACTCCGAATGCGTTCGAACTGGTCGATTTTACGACGAAGAGCAATACGGGTAGGCTGAAAATTGAGATTAGGAGATACAATAACAACGGTGGCCGTGTGCACCTGGGTTACAACCTCTCCGAAGTGCACTAA
- the thiH gene encoding 2-iminoacetate synthase ThiH, translating to MNSEKKDNNYLFDSGNLSEGALAKKHRIETDPSARTNIMDYLPGMEVIQSDIAEKVLSQSENYDYSKYTGKDVKRALEHERCTLEDFKALLSPAAAPYLEQMAAKAKIETSKHFGNNVYFFTPLYIANYCENYCVYCGFNCYNHIKRMQLTMEQIEHEMKVIADSGMEEILILTGESRAKSSVEYIGEACKLARKYFRMVGVEVYPVNVDEYRYLHECGVDYVTVFQETYDKVRFEKLHLLGHKRVFPYRFDSQERALMAGMRGVAFSALLGLSDFRRDALASALHVYYLQKKYPHAEMSLSCPRLRPIINNDKIDPLDVHEKELCQVLCAYRIFLPFVGITVSSRESKEFRNGIVKICATKVSAGVSTGIGDHESKYSGKDDGEGGDEQFEINDGRSFNAMYSDISGEGLQPVLNDYLYV from the coding sequence ATGAATTCAGAGAAGAAAGACAACAACTACCTGTTCGATTCCGGGAACCTTTCGGAAGGTGCGCTCGCCAAGAAACACCGCATCGAAACCGATCCGAGCGCTCGCACCAACATCATGGATTACCTGCCCGGCATGGAAGTCATCCAGTCGGACATCGCCGAAAAAGTCCTCTCGCAGTCCGAGAACTACGATTACTCCAAGTACACCGGCAAGGACGTGAAGCGCGCATTGGAACATGAACGCTGCACGCTCGAAGATTTCAAGGCGCTTCTTTCTCCGGCCGCCGCCCCGTACCTGGAACAGATGGCCGCGAAGGCGAAAATCGAGACGAGCAAGCACTTCGGCAACAACGTCTATTTCTTCACGCCGCTCTACATCGCGAACTATTGCGAGAACTACTGCGTCTACTGCGGGTTCAACTGCTACAACCATATCAAGCGCATGCAGCTCACGATGGAGCAGATCGAACACGAGATGAAGGTCATCGCCGACAGCGGCATGGAAGAAATCCTGATCCTCACCGGCGAAAGCCGCGCGAAGAGCAGCGTGGAATACATCGGCGAGGCCTGCAAGCTGGCCCGCAAGTATTTCCGCATGGTCGGCGTGGAAGTCTACCCGGTCAACGTGGATGAATACCGCTACCTGCACGAATGCGGCGTGGACTACGTGACCGTCTTCCAGGAAACCTACGACAAGGTGCGCTTCGAAAAGCTCCACCTGCTAGGCCACAAGCGCGTATTCCCGTACCGCTTCGACTCGCAGGAACGAGCCCTGATGGCGGGCATGCGCGGCGTCGCGTTCTCCGCTCTCCTCGGCCTTTCGGACTTCCGCCGCGACGCTCTCGCTAGCGCTCTTCACGTGTATTACCTGCAGAAGAAGTATCCGCATGCCGAGATGAGCCTCAGCTGCCCGAGACTGCGCCCCATCATCAACAACGACAAGATTGACCCGCTCGACGTGCACGAGAAGGAACTCTGCCAGGTGCTCTGTGCCTACCGCATTTTCCTCCCGTTCGTGGGCATCACGGTCTCGAGCCGCGAAAGCAAGGAATTCCGCAACGGCATTGTGAAAATCTGTGCGACGAAGGTCTCCGCCGGCGTTTCAACTGGCATTGGTGACCACGAAAGCAAGTACAGCGGCAAGGACGATGGGGAAGGCGGCGACGAGCAGTTCGAAATCAACGACGGCCGCAGCTTCAACGCCATGTACAGCGATATTTCGGGCGAAGGTTTGCAGCCCGTCTTGAATGACTACTTGTACGTTTAA
- a CDS encoding nitroreductase family protein, with the protein MSFIELAKNRYSCRAFTDKAVEPEKLAQVLEAGRISPTAINAQPVTVKVIKSPEALEKIRGITRMAYNAPVVLMVCYDEPNCYTAEKYNDNFNSGVMDASIVTTSMMMQATDLGLATLWARGFNASYIESAFDFPDNLKLACLLDIGYADPTDGGPSPRHPVRKSMEEFACEV; encoded by the coding sequence ATGTCGTTTATAGAACTTGCGAAAAACCGCTACAGCTGCCGAGCCTTCACTGATAAGGCGGTAGAACCCGAAAAACTCGCGCAGGTACTCGAGGCTGGCCGCATTTCGCCGACCGCCATCAATGCGCAGCCCGTGACCGTGAAGGTCATCAAGTCGCCCGAAGCGCTCGAAAAGATCCGCGGCATTACCCGCATGGCTTACAACGCCCCGGTGGTGCTCATGGTCTGCTACGACGAGCCCAACTGCTATACCGCCGAAAAGTACAATGACAACTTCAATAGTGGCGTGATGGATGCTAGCATCGTCACCACTTCGATGATGATGCAGGCGACTGACCTCGGGCTTGCGACTCTTTGGGCACGCGGATTCAACGCCTCCTACATCGAGAGTGCGTTTGATTTTCCGGATAACTTGAAACTCGCATGTCTCTTGGATATCGGCTATGCCGACCCGACGGACGGCGGCCCCTCGCCGAGGCACCCGGTGCGCAAGAGCATGGAAGAATTCGCCTGCGAAGTATAA
- a CDS encoding DUF4416 family protein, whose amino-acid sequence MGELRTPAKVKIIVGILAKDAQSVEAVRATLREKFGEEDLNLEPFPFTFTNYYIDEIGCAPVRAFFSYETLVERETIVDIKLWTNDIELEIAKQNGTPGLRPVNLDPGYMTLGQFFLATTKDQRQRVYMQRGIFVEPTLYFQDGHFHAFDWTYRDYQSEKYIQYLEQVRARLAYQMSTGKPYRLRRESK is encoded by the coding sequence ATGGGCGAACTCAGGACACCGGCCAAAGTCAAGATTATCGTGGGAATCCTCGCGAAGGATGCCCAATCAGTCGAGGCTGTCCGAGCCACGCTCCGCGAAAAATTTGGCGAAGAAGACCTGAACCTGGAGCCGTTCCCCTTCACGTTCACCAACTACTACATCGACGAAATCGGATGCGCCCCAGTCCGTGCTTTTTTCAGCTACGAGACGCTCGTGGAACGCGAAACCATCGTCGACATCAAGCTGTGGACAAACGATATCGAACTTGAAATCGCGAAGCAAAACGGCACTCCGGGACTAAGGCCGGTAAACCTTGACCCGGGCTACATGACCCTCGGGCAGTTCTTCCTCGCGACCACTAAGGACCAGCGCCAGCGCGTGTACATGCAGCGCGGCATATTCGTAGAACCGACGCTGTACTTCCAGGATGGGCATTTCCATGCCTTCGACTGGACCTATCGCGATTACCAGAGCGAAAAATACATTCAGTACCTGGAACAAGTTCGCGCCCGCCTCGCCTACCAGATGAGCACGGGCAAACCCTATAGACTTAGACGAGAATCAAAATGA
- a CDS encoding DMT family protein codes for MKAGIFTVILLIISNVFMTAAWYGNLKLKEMHISTDWPLILVILASWGVALIEYFFMIPANNIGSKINGGPFNLMQLKVIQEAISITVFTVIATTVFNNEALQWNHIVAFVLIIGAVFFAFLK; via the coding sequence ATGAAAGCAGGAATATTCACAGTCATCCTTCTCATCATCAGCAACGTGTTCATGACCGCAGCCTGGTACGGGAACCTCAAGCTCAAGGAAATGCACATTTCGACCGACTGGCCGCTTATACTCGTGATTTTGGCCTCGTGGGGTGTCGCCCTCATCGAATACTTCTTCATGATTCCCGCGAACAATATCGGGAGCAAAATCAACGGCGGGCCCTTCAACCTGATGCAGCTCAAGGTCATCCAGGAAGCCATCTCCATCACGGTATTCACAGTCATCGCGACAACGGTCTTCAACAACGAAGCCCTCCAGTGGAACCACATCGTCGCCTTCGTCCTCATCATCGGAGCCGTTTTCTTCGCCTTCCTGAAATGA
- the thiE gene encoding thiamine phosphate synthase codes for MKSLDTTLYFITDSTCVPEERFLPVVEAACKGGATIIQLREKDKSTREYLKLAAATHEITARYGIPLIIDDRVDVALAIGAEGVHVGQSDMPVHLARKLMGADKIVGATTKTVPQALEAYEQGADYLGCGAIYPTTTHVNTVITPVATLKDVVKAVPIPVNAIGGLNKDNIFVLKDSGIAGICVVSAIMKAADPETATSELKQAFFGLR; via the coding sequence ATGAAATCCCTCGATACGACACTTTATTTTATTACTGACAGCACGTGCGTTCCCGAGGAACGCTTTTTGCCAGTGGTGGAGGCGGCCTGCAAGGGCGGGGCGACCATCATCCAGTTGCGCGAAAAAGACAAGTCGACCCGCGAGTATCTGAAACTTGCCGCAGCGACTCACGAGATTACGGCACGCTACGGAATCCCGTTGATTATCGACGACCGCGTGGACGTGGCGCTCGCTATCGGTGCCGAGGGAGTTCATGTGGGCCAGTCCGACATGCCGGTGCACCTGGCGCGCAAGCTGATGGGTGCAGATAAAATTGTCGGCGCAACGACCAAGACCGTGCCGCAGGCGCTCGAAGCCTATGAACAGGGCGCAGATTACTTGGGCTGCGGTGCGATTTACCCTACGACAACTCATGTGAATACAGTCATTACTCCTGTGGCAACGCTCAAGGACGTCGTGAAGGCTGTCCCTATACCCGTGAATGCGATTGGCGGGCTCAACAAGGACAATATTTTCGTTCTGAAAGATTCTGGAATCGCTGGTATTTGCGTCGTTTCTGCAATTATGAAGGCGGCCGATCCGGAGACTGCGACAAGCGAACTCAAGCAAGCGTTTTTTGGTCTTCGTTAA